In a genomic window of Mercenaria mercenaria strain notata chromosome 19, MADL_Memer_1, whole genome shotgun sequence:
- the LOC123542323 gene encoding uncharacterized protein LOC123542323 encodes MEKFLASSHKASDLLAGKVGPDGILQDSKVSGDLCSQYKLATLLLISGHTAKAHRLLDRIKRDFMQADGDLISFPEKSERRRKSASFPLSHFWTYMNAWIAMGAHRMGRFDISFPAFNFCKTFFHPDYQLVSVTERLADVNDESTMDCLSTAHFGLFCLYMGDLETAKQCGEGLLKLMAAQPNFEKEVLLRMSVKTGSLIANPPANMEPFYIVKQDSANQLYFFLGYHGIFMVKLFQATKDQKFLESAKAIIDFALTCHESICVFSFSHKVAYAAALLAVETKEAKYRRFAIGIGEYLISIQTEEGFFCKEMDLIDKYDQTAEIAIWLQELNNELKKIVN; translated from the exons ATGGAGAAGTTTCTTGCATCAAGTCACAAAGCCAGTGACCTATTGGCCGGTAAAGTTGGTCCAGACGGGATTTTGCAAGACAGTAAAGTTAGTGGTGATCTCTGTTCGCAGTATAAGTTGGCAACTTTGTTGTTGATCAGTGGACACACAGCCAAAGCTCACAGATTACTTGACAGGATCAAAAGGGATTTTATGCAG GCAGATGGGGATCTGATATCATTCCCAGAGAAAAGTGAGAGAAGAAGGAAAAGTGCAAGTTTTCCATTGTCACATTTTTGGACGTACATGAATGCCTGGATCGCTATGGGTGCTCACAGAATGGGAAg gttTGATATATCATTCCCTGCCTTCAACTTTTGTAAGACTTTCTTCCACCCAGATTATCAGTTAGTCTCTGTCACTGAGAGGCTTGCTGATGTTAATGATGAATCAACCATGGATTGCTTGTCGACGGCTCACTTTGGATTATTTTGTCTATATATGGGAG ATTTAGAAACAGCGAAGCAGTGTGGAGAGGGCTTATTAAAGTTGATGGCAGCACAACCAAATTTTGAGAAGGAAGTGCTTCTCCGGATGTCGGTAAAGACTGGTTCCCTTATAGCAAACCCACCTGCAAATATGGAACCATTCTATATAGTGAAACAAGATTCTGCAAATCAGCTGTACTTCTTCCTTGGTTACCATGGAATTTTCATGGTAAAGTTATTCCAAGCGACAAAAGATCAGAAATTTTTGGAGAGCGCGAAAGCAATAATAGATTTTGCTCTGACATGCCACGAAAGTATCTGTGTCTTTAGTTTCAGCCACAAGGTGGCGTATGCTGCAGCACTTCTAGCAGTTGAAACTAAAGAAGCGAAGTATCGCAGATTTGCTATTGGGATTGGAGAGTATTTAATCTCTATCCAAACTGAAGAAGGTTTTTTCTGCAAAGAAATGGATCTGATAGATAAATACGATCAGACAGCAGAAATAGCAATTTGGTTACAAGAGCTGAACAACGAACTGAAAAAAATAGTTAATTAA